In one Mastacembelus armatus chromosome 19, fMasArm1.2, whole genome shotgun sequence genomic region, the following are encoded:
- the heatr1 gene encoding HEAT repeat-containing protein 1 isoform X2 encodes MTSLAHQLKRLALPQNDPNLLTRREVASLLFDPKDAASMDRSTFYALGCTGLEELLGIEPAFLEFQDTLFSRASLTLERSVQSKEVNEKLDSGISLFLTRLCPYFLLRPAHKCIEWLVHRFHIQLYNADSLLACTLPYHDTNIFVRVLQLLRIKDPTSRWNWLQCLQKPGVPLSRGALITHCYTDLSFMDFICTTVTRSIQAYSGCSGSGSQLRVIFSFYASTIVPALDAVDKVSDTIVSKLLPYVQRGLKSSLIDYKAATYMIVCQLAVKVVMEASLVDSLAVHISKSLVKEPVLAQEGLGCLIVLLQNQKEGAAGPRAFSRLCSMPALASTLQVMAAAHDVTPLLRYLLPHLVTALFTCSSGETDKLGVLESILQSVPLTKGLDQTVARLLMDGYLSQTELCAENMSAVDQRLLPLVRLFESRYCGALDAVLSGHVTDISRSEQKRLFHQFLSLSMSSGKYQILGNSDTSLLLSLKHPQPSVRVSAMEHLMDITTSGQQQSLDHDFLKDAIMDRLKDDVPEVVATALRALEVLYDVLDPEDVVSCLLSLLHRVDLSVAEHWLPVLMDVVRLLSDPRLGKGDVELVQRVGWRLLPFLVITAATPDSAQLCLASCIARSSILTQHPLSLSWAQELDEVMKRSSERDFVGVANQRLVSTLTRNLANMEHFSRRDALEKLALSVEHQRGSGLRERASFLVLTQTLLLGLGELSETQHLLTAQRVYALLEPPLLEVTRDRDAQEAERPVVVPSSFSEALTLYLSRCEQQPGEQLHREYSFVLISLLKDFISCLQCHDSSFKAEVWWNPEKLDTNTCCYLGLICRLFSVIMSGAGDGPAASSFRDLMKLLIQVHLREPVMLFRFLCVLWGYSSNHGDQLDVKVGAVLQTQALYMGGSLLSVQPAATLQELAAADSPVVPSLLCCLSSPVREVRRAALGALQSLSGVSTSPFQPIIEKLLKTWEEIIADPSYLSTALAVLQEECVSAKAKTQQKKLQAALQQLLQCVRTPCCPSYSAAALLRALGHVNGQFILSALLPVLDRLLEQSGPDTPTPLRAEAQLMQLVLGKYNEASAPLLAEDQNCLDLFIRALKTSTQPHADIPSCQIIALEQITKPFFSALGDDAVQQKLLSVMFDLLVEAQSPLMANTISSVFKVIAVDGQLVANELAPPEKPKVGVTVQQTRRSKMTARKPQESTEVGPEGGAVPWQRVTLILELLQHKKKLKRAQMVVPVLFSLLARSLEPGSVDQANIEYTKQLLLSCLLNVCHRLSPDGAPVAPDVLDEDRFSVELVVQCIRASDVPQTHHHALLLLGTVATIFPEKVLHNIMPIFTFMGANIMRLDDAYSFRVIDKTVQMVIPALIKAHQLSDGSSSAHVDAVVTRIVHVFADALPHVPDHRRLPILNQLVTTLGPARFLWVLLLLLFKLHATQAAGAASEKDAALERDVDFWISLCCQFEVADQLTSLINILSFLLQLPDDKDDAPVKRPVGRRGARKKAEEEEEKVEELIFSLETHSSKELRHFKFLSVSFMAQLLGSTSFIGKVAEGGDSADESLQQLQQRLLEEILRYIHSVARCVEENADKPTAKFWRVLLNKAYDVLDKVNALLPTDTFITVMRGLMGNQLASVRRKAMELLNNKLQHRTQWDEQQVTALLQLTTDLLSIVGKGHVKVTEEEAEQAINRQTALYTLKLLCRSFGPDHQEAFVPVLLQAVEIVTSEEEEKNVTGSALLCIAELVGTLKALAIPQLPRLMPAVLQTLTDRKELLTNEIYLLSVVTALQRVTETLPHFISPYLQDTTIQVCRLTRLAETTSSSSSSSSAFAQLSVRLASLRSTLATKLPPRVLLPTLSRCYSSMVVNRKGQLAALISILKEHIGHMDKDQVNLHQSELTSYFLTALDFRADHCQGDLQTTSDIEGCVIDCLTTMVMKLSEVTFRPLFFKLFDWSKSDSAERLLTFYRLCDCVAERLKGLFVLFAGNLVKPMSELLRQTNSSSTGELLFDCDEDAEKNSLLLQFVLDCLHKIFLYDTQRFLSRERADALLAPLVDQLENQVGGEQVYQQRVTRHLVPCVAQFAVALADDSQWKTLNYQVLLKTRHRDAKVRFSALLMLMELAAKLKENYMVLLPETIPFLAELMEDECEEVEQQVHKVIQEMENILGEPLQSYF; translated from the exons ATGACGTCCCTGGCTCACCAGCTGAAGAGGCTCGCGCTGCCTCAGAACGATCCCAACCTGCTGACCCGCAGAGAGGTCGCCTCGCTCCTCTTTGACCCCAAAGATGCTGCGTCCATGGACAGAAGCACCTTCTACGCCCTCG GCTGCACGGggctggaggagctgctgggAATCGAACCGGCGTTCCTGGAGTTCCAGGACACTCTGTTCAGCCGGGCCTCGCTGACTCTGGAGCGCAGCGTCCAGTCCAAAGAGGTCAACGAGAAGCTGGACTCCGGCATCTCGCTGTTCCTCACCCGCCTCTGCCCGTACTTCCTTCTCAGACCGGCGCACAAGTGCATTGAGTGGCTGGTCCACCG CTTCCACATTCAGCTGTACAACGCCGACAGCCTGCTGGCCTGCACTCTGCCGTATCACGACACCAACATCTTCGTCAGGGtcctgcagctcctcaggaTCAAGGACCCCACGAGCCGCTGGAACTGGCTGCAGTGCCTGCAG AAACCCGGCGTGCCTCTGTCCAGGGGAGCTCTGATCACTCACTGCTACACGGACCTGAGCTTCATGGACTTCATCTGCACCACGGTCACCAGGTCCATCCAG GCATATTCAGGATGCTCTGGAAGTGGCTCCCAGCTCAGAGTGATCTTCTCCTTCTACGCCTCCACCATCGTCCCTGCTCTGGACGCCGTGGACAAAGTGTCCGACACCATCGTGTCCAAACTGCTGCCTTACGTCCAGAGG GGTCTGAAGTCGTCGCTGATTGACTACAAAGCCGCCACCTACATGATCGTGTGCCAGCTGGCGGTGAAGGTGGTGATGGAAGCGAGTCTGGTCGACAGCCTCGCCGTGCACATCAGCAAGTCCCTGGTCAAGGAGCCGGTTCTGGCCCAAGAGGGGCTGGGCTGCCTCATCGTGCTGCTGCAGAACCAGAAGGAGGGGGCTGCAGGGCCCAG GGCGTTCAGCCGTCTGTGCTCCATGCCGGCGTTGGCTTCAACCCTTCAGGTCATGGCGGCGGCTCATGACGTCACTCCTCTGCTGCGTTACCTGCTGCCTCACCTGGTCACGGCCCTGTTCACCTGCAGCTCAG GTGAGACGGACAAGCTCGGTGTGCTGGAGTCCATCCTGCAGTCCGTCCCTCTGACCAAAGGCCTGGACCAGACTGTGGCTCG TTTGCTGATGGACGGGTATCTGAGTCAGACCGAGCTCTGCGCTGAAAACATGTCTGCTGTCGACCAGCGTCTGCTGCCTCTGGTCCGACTGTTCGAGTCCAG GTACTGCGGCGCGCTGGACGCCGTCCTCTCAGGTCATGTGACAGACATCAGTCGCTCTGAGCAGAAGCGGCTCTTCCACCAGTTCCTGTCTCTGTCAATGAGCAGCGGAAAATACCAG aTTTTGGGCAACTCGGACACGTCGCTGCTCCTCAGTCTGAAACACCCGCAGCCTTCGGTCCGAGTGTCGGCCATGGAGCACCTGATGGACATCACCACCTCTGGACAG cagcagagtttGGACCACGACTTCCTCAAAGACGCCATCATGGACCGCCTGAAGGACGACGTGCCGGAGGTTGTGGCCACCGCGCTCAGAGCCCTGGAG GTGTTGTATGATGTTTTGGACCCAGAAGATGTCGTGTCGTGTTTACTGTCCCTGCTGCACAGAGTGGATCTGTCGGTGGCTGAACACTG GTTGCCTGTGCTGATGGACGTGGTGCGTTTACTGTCTGACCCCCGTCTGGGAAAGGGGGATGTCGAGCTGGTGCAGAGGGTGGGATGGAGGCTGCTGCCCTTCCTGGTGATCACCGCCGCCACGCCTGACTCGGCCCAGCTCTGCCTCGCCTCCTGCATCGCCCGGTCCTCCATCCTCACCCAACACCCTCTCAGCCTCAGCTGGGCTCAAG agctggaTGAAGTGATGAAGAGAAGCTCTGAACGTGACTTTGTAGGTGTGGCCAACCAGCGCCTCGTCTCCACGTTGACCAGGAACCTGGCGAACATGGAGCACTTCTCCCGGCGAGACGCT ctggAGAAACTGGCTCTGTCGGTGGAGCATCAGCGGGGCTCCGGCCTCAGAGAGAGGGCGTCCTTCCTGGTGCTGACCCAAACCCTGCTGCTCGGCCTGGGGGAGCTGAGCGAGACCCAGCACCTGCTGACCGCTCAGAGGGTCTATGCTCTGCTGGAGCCCCCCCTGCTCGAGGTCACCAGGGACAGAGACGCTCAG GAAGCTGAGCGTCCTGTCGTCGTCCCCTCTTCCTTCTCTGAGGCTCTGACTCTGTACCTGAGCAGGTGTGAGCAGCAGCCAGGTGAACAGCTGCACAGAGAGTACAGCTTCGTTCTCATCTCCCTGCTCAAAGACTTTATCTCCTGTCTCCAGTGTCACGACTCGTCCTTCAAAG CTGAGGTCTGGTGGAACCCGGAGAAGCTGGACACCAACACCTGCTGTTACCTCGGACTCATCTGCCGCCTCTTCAGTGTCATCATGAGCGGCGCTGGAGACGGGCCTGCCGCCAGCAGCTTCAGGGACCTAATGAAGCTTCTCATCCAG GTCCACCTGCGTGAGCCCGTGATGCTCTTCAGGttcctgtgtgtgctgtgggGATACAGCAGTAACCATGGAGACCAGCTGGACGTGAAGGTCGGGGCCGTCCTGCAGACTCAGGCTCTGTACATGGGCGGATCCCTGCTGAGCGTCCAGCCTGCCGCCACGCTGCAGGAGCTGGCAGCCGCCGACTCACCTG tGGTTCCGTCCTTGCTGTGTTGTCTCAGCTCTCCTGTTCGTGAGGTCCGGAGGGCGGCCCTTGGCGCCCTGCAGAGCCTATCAGGAGTCAGCACCTCTCCCTTTCAACCAATCATAGAGAAGCTTCTGAAGACGTGGGAGGAGATCATCGCTGACCCTTCATACCTGAGCACG GCTCTGGCTGTGCTTCaggaggagtgtgtgtctgccaaAGCGAAGACGCagcagaagaagctgcaggcggcgttgcagcagctgctgcagtgtgtccGGACGCCCTGCTGCCCGTCGTACAGTGCCGCCGCCCTGCTGAGAGCGCTGGGCCACGTCAATGGCCAG TTCATCCTGTCTGCCCTGCTTCCTGTCCTGGACCGACTCCTGGAGCAGAGCGGCCCCGACACCCCCACCCCGCTGCGGGCCGAGGCCCAGCTGATGCAGCTCGTCCTGGGGAAGTACAACGAGGCGTCGGCCCCCCTGCTGGCCGAGGACCAGAACTGTCTGGACCTGTTTATCAGAGCGCTGAAGACCTCAACCCAGCCGCACGCTGACATCCCCAGCTGCCAGATCATCGCCCTGGAGCAG ATCACCAAGCCGTTCTTCTCGGCCCTCGGGGACGACGCGGTGCAGCAGAAGCTGCTATCTGTGATGTTCGACCTGCTGGTGGAGGCGCAGAGTCCGCTGATGGCGAACACCATCAGCAGCGTCTTCAAAGTG ATTGCGGTTGATGGGCAGCTGGTGGCCAATGAGCTCGCTCCTCCAGAAAAACCTAAAGTGGGAGTGACGGTGCAGCAGACCCGCAGGAGCAAAATGACTGCCAG GAAACCTCAGGAGAGCACCGAGGTGGGTCCAGAGGGCGGCGCTGTACCGTGGCAGAGAGTCACTCTGATCCTGGAACTGCTGCAGCACAAGAAGAAGCTGAAGAGAGCCCAGATGGTGGTGCCGGTGCTGTTCTCTCTGCTCGCCAG GAGTCTGGAGCCAGGATCAGTCGACCAGGCCAACATAGAGTACaccaaacagctgctgctcagctgtCTGCTCAACGTCTGCCACAGACTGTCACCTGACGGAGCGCCTGTGGCTCCAG ACGTCCTGGATGAAGACAGGTTCAGCGTGGAGCTGGTGGTTCAATGCATCAGAGCGTCCGACGTGCCGCAGACTCACCACCacgctctgctgctgctgggcacCGTCGCCACCATCTTCCCC GAAAAAGTCCTGCACAACATCATGCCCATCTTCACGTTCATGGGCGCCAACATCATGCGCCTGGACGACGCCTACAGCTTCAGGGTCATCGACAAGACGGTTCAGATGGTCATACCTGCCCTGATCAAG GCGCACCAGCTGTCTGACGGCAGCTCCTCGGCTCACGTGGACGCCGTGGTGACGAGGATTGTGCACGTGTTTGCCGACGCGCTGCCACACGTGCCCGATCACCGGCGGCTGCCCATCCTCAACCAGCTGGTGACCACGCTGGGCCCCGCCCGCTTCCTCTGGGTCCTACTGCTGCTCCTGTTCAAGCTGCACGCCACACAGGCCGCCGGTGCCGCCAGCGAGAAG GATGCTGCTCTGGAGAGGGACGTGGACTTCTGgatttctctgtgctgtcagttCGAGGTGGCCGACCAACTCACCTCCCTCATCAACATCCTGAGCTTCCTCCTGCAGCTGCCGGACGACAAAGACGACG CTCCGGTGAAGCGCCCCGTGGGCCGTCGAGGAGCCAGGAAGAAGgcggaggaagaggaggagaaggtggaggagctgaTCTTCAGTCTGGAGACTCACAGCAGCAAAGAGCTGCGGCACTTTAAGTTCCTCTCCGTGTCCTTCATGGCTCAGCTGCTCGGCTCGACCAGCTTCATCGGGAAG GTTGCAGAAGGCGGCGACAGCGCGGATGaatctctgcagcagctgcagcagag gctgTTGGAGGAGATCCTGCGCTACATCCACAGCGTGGCTCGCTGCGTGGAGGAGAACGCCGACAAACCCACCGCCAAGTTCTGGAGAGTTCTGCTCAACAAAGCCTACGATGTTCTGGACAAG GTAAACGCCCTGTTGCCCACGGACACCTTCATCACCGTGATGAGGGGGCTGATGGGAAATCAGCTGGCGTCGGTCAGGAGGAAGGCCATGGAGCTGCTGAACAACAAGCTGCAGCACAGGACGCAGTGGGACGAGCAGCAG GTCACCGCGCTCCTACAGCTCACCACCGACCTGCTGAGCATCGTAGGTAAAGGACACGTTAAGGTCACAGAGGAGGAGGCGGAGCAGGCCATCAATCGACAGACGGCGCTCTACACCCTCAAGCTGCTCTGTCGCAGTTTTGGTCCCGACCACCAGGAGGCGTTTGTGCCCGTCCTGCTGCAGGCGGTGGAGATCGTCACgtcagaagaggaggagaagaacgTGACGGGCAGCGCTCTGCTCTGCATCGCCGAGCTGGTCGGCACGCTCAAGGCCCTCGCCATCCCGCAGCTCCCCAG GTTGATGCCGGCGGTGCTGCAGACGCTGACTGACAGGAAGGAGCTGCTGACCAATGAGATCTACCTGCTGAGCGTCGTCACCGCGCTGCAGCGAGTCACAGAGACACTGCCACACTTCATCAGCCCCTACCTGCAGGACACCACCATACAG GTGTGTCGGCTGACTCGACTGGcagagaccacctcctcttcgtcgtcctcctcctctgccttcGCCCAGCTGTCAGTACGCCTCGCCTCCCTGCGGAGCACCCTCGCCACTAAGCTGCCCCCCAGGGTCCTCCTGCCCACCCTGAGCAGGTGCTACAGCAGCATGGTCGTCAACAGGAAG GGGCAGCTGGCGGCGCTGATAAGCATCCTGAAAGAACACATCGGTCACATGGACAAAGACCAGGTCAACCTCCACCAATCAGAGCTCACCTCCTACTTCCTCACCGCCCTCGACTTCCGTGCCGACCACTGCCAG GGTGACCTGCAGACGACGTCGGACATCGAGGGCTGTGTGATCGACTGTCTGACCACCATGGTGATGAAGCTGTCCGAGGTCACGTTCAGACCGCTCTTCTTCAAG ctgtttgactGGAGTAAATCGGACAGTGCAGAGCGGCTGCTGACGTTCTACCGACTGTGTGACTGCGTCGCCGAGCGGCTCAAAGGTCTGTTCGTCCTGTTCGCAGGAAACCTGGTGAAACCCATGTCAGAGCTGCTGCGACAGACCAACAGCTCCAGCACAG GTGAGCTGCTGTTCGACTGTGACGAGGACGCAGAGAAGAAcagcctgctgctgcagttCGTGCTCGACTGTCTCCACAAGATCTTCCTGTACGACACGCAGCGTTTCCTCAGCAGAGAGCGTGCCGACGCCCTGCTGGCCCCGCTGGTCGACCAG ctggaGAACCAGGTGGGGGGGGAGCAGGTGTACCAGCAGCGGGTAACCCGACACCTGGTTCCCTGTGTGGCTCAGTTCGCGGTGGCTCTGGCCGACGACTCTCAGTGGAAAACACTCAACTACCAGGTCCTCCTGAAGACCAGACACAGGGACGCCAAG GTGCGTTTCTCTGCTCTCCTGATGCTGATGGAATTGGCGGCGAAGCTGAAGGAGAACTACATGGTGCTGCTGCCGGAGACCATCCCCTTCCTGGCTGAGCTGATGGAgg ACGAGTGCGAGGAAGTGGAGCAGCAGGTCCACAAGGTCATTCAGGAGATGGAGAACATCCTGGGGGAACCACTGCAGAGCTacttctga